A genomic segment from Diospyros lotus cultivar Yz01 chromosome 5, ASM1463336v1, whole genome shotgun sequence encodes:
- the LOC127801806 gene encoding shaggy-related protein kinase alpha isoform X1 — protein MASVGVAPTSGLRESSGHTIGVDRLSEEMNDMRISDDKEVEATVIDGNETETGHIIVTTIGGRNGQPKQAKLSSFVNNFQTISYMAERVVGHGSFGVVFQAKCLETGETVAIKKVLQDKRYKNRELQTMRLLDHPNVVSLKHCFFSTTEKDELYLNLVLEYVPETIHRVIKHYNKLNQRMPLIYVKLYTYQIFRALSYIHRFIGVCHRDIKPQNLLVNPHSHQVKLCDFGSAKVLVKGEPNISYICSRYYRAPELIFGATEYTTAIDIWSAGCVLAELLLGQPLFPGESGVDQLVEIIKVLGTPTREEIKCMNPNYIEFKFPQIKAHPWHKIFYKRMPPEAVDLVSRLLQYSPNLRCTALDALIHPFFDELREANTRLPSGRFLPPLFNFKPHELKGIPVEILVKLIPEHARKQCSFLGL, from the exons ATGGCTTCAGTGGGTGTAGCACCTACATCTGGTTTGAGAGAATCCAGTGGTCATACTATTGGTGTTGATAGGTTGTCTGAGGAGATGAATGACATGAGAATTAGTGATGATAAG GAAGTGGAGGCCACAGTTATAGATGGAAATGAAACAGAAACAGGTCATATAATAGTTACAACTATTGGTGGTCGAAATGGACAACCGAAGCAG GCCAAGCTAAGTTCATTTGTTAATAATTTCCAGACAATCAGCTACATGGCTGAGCGTGTGGTTGGACATGGATCATTTGGAGTTGTGTTTCAG GCAAAGTGCTTAGAGACAGGTGAAACTGTAGCTATTAAAAAGGTTCTTCAAGACAAGAGATACAAGAATAGAGAGTTGCAAACCATGCGTCTTCTTGACCATCCAAATGTTGTGTCTTTGAAGCATTGTTTCTTTTCTACAACTGAGAAGGATGAGCTTTACCTTAACCTGGTACTTGAGTATGTTCCTGAAACCATTCATCGTGTAATCAAACACTACAATAAGTTGAATCAAAGAATGCCGCTGATATATGTGAAGCTATACACATATCAG ATCTTCCGGGCTTTGTCTTACATCCACCGCTTTATTGGAGTTTGTCACCGGGATATCAAGCCTCAAAATCTTTTG GTCAACCCTCATTCCCACCAAGTTAAACTATGCGATTTTGGAAGTGCTAAAGTTTTG GTAAAAGGAGAGCCCAATATCTCTTACATCTGCTCTAGGTATTATAGAGCACCTGAACTTATATTTGGTGCAACGGAGTATACTACAGCCATTGACATCTGGTCTGCTGGATGTGTTCTTGCAGAACTACTCCTTGGACAG CCTTTGTTTCCTGGTGAGAGTGGGGTTGATCAGCTTGTTGAGATTATCAAG GTTTTGGGTACTCCAACGAGGGAGGAAATTAAATGCATGAACCCTAACTATATTGAGTTCAAATTCCCACAAATCAAAGCTCATCCATGGCACAAG ATATTCTATAAACGCATGCCTCCAGAAGCTGTTGATCTTGTTTCAAGACTGCTGCAGTACTCACCAAACCTGCGGTGTACAGCT TTGGATGCCTTGATCCATCCGTTCTTTGATGAGTTACGGGAAGCGAACACCCGCCTGCCAAGTGGACGTTTTCTTCCCCCGCTATTTAATTTTAAGCCTCACG AGTTAAAGGGGATACCGGTGGAGATTTTGGTGAAGTTGATTCCAGAGCATGCTCGGAAGCAGTGTAGTTTCCTTGGATTGTGA
- the LOC127801806 gene encoding shaggy-related protein kinase gamma isoform X2 codes for MASVGVAPTSGLRESSGHTIGVDRLSEEMNDMRISDDKEVEATVIDGNETETGHIIVTTIGGRNGQPKQTISYMAERVVGHGSFGVVFQAKCLETGETVAIKKVLQDKRYKNRELQTMRLLDHPNVVSLKHCFFSTTEKDELYLNLVLEYVPETIHRVIKHYNKLNQRMPLIYVKLYTYQIFRALSYIHRFIGVCHRDIKPQNLLVNPHSHQVKLCDFGSAKVLVKGEPNISYICSRYYRAPELIFGATEYTTAIDIWSAGCVLAELLLGQPLFPGESGVDQLVEIIKVLGTPTREEIKCMNPNYIEFKFPQIKAHPWHKIFYKRMPPEAVDLVSRLLQYSPNLRCTALDALIHPFFDELREANTRLPSGRFLPPLFNFKPHELKGIPVEILVKLIPEHARKQCSFLGL; via the exons ATGGCTTCAGTGGGTGTAGCACCTACATCTGGTTTGAGAGAATCCAGTGGTCATACTATTGGTGTTGATAGGTTGTCTGAGGAGATGAATGACATGAGAATTAGTGATGATAAG GAAGTGGAGGCCACAGTTATAGATGGAAATGAAACAGAAACAGGTCATATAATAGTTACAACTATTGGTGGTCGAAATGGACAACCGAAGCAG ACAATCAGCTACATGGCTGAGCGTGTGGTTGGACATGGATCATTTGGAGTTGTGTTTCAG GCAAAGTGCTTAGAGACAGGTGAAACTGTAGCTATTAAAAAGGTTCTTCAAGACAAGAGATACAAGAATAGAGAGTTGCAAACCATGCGTCTTCTTGACCATCCAAATGTTGTGTCTTTGAAGCATTGTTTCTTTTCTACAACTGAGAAGGATGAGCTTTACCTTAACCTGGTACTTGAGTATGTTCCTGAAACCATTCATCGTGTAATCAAACACTACAATAAGTTGAATCAAAGAATGCCGCTGATATATGTGAAGCTATACACATATCAG ATCTTCCGGGCTTTGTCTTACATCCACCGCTTTATTGGAGTTTGTCACCGGGATATCAAGCCTCAAAATCTTTTG GTCAACCCTCATTCCCACCAAGTTAAACTATGCGATTTTGGAAGTGCTAAAGTTTTG GTAAAAGGAGAGCCCAATATCTCTTACATCTGCTCTAGGTATTATAGAGCACCTGAACTTATATTTGGTGCAACGGAGTATACTACAGCCATTGACATCTGGTCTGCTGGATGTGTTCTTGCAGAACTACTCCTTGGACAG CCTTTGTTTCCTGGTGAGAGTGGGGTTGATCAGCTTGTTGAGATTATCAAG GTTTTGGGTACTCCAACGAGGGAGGAAATTAAATGCATGAACCCTAACTATATTGAGTTCAAATTCCCACAAATCAAAGCTCATCCATGGCACAAG ATATTCTATAAACGCATGCCTCCAGAAGCTGTTGATCTTGTTTCAAGACTGCTGCAGTACTCACCAAACCTGCGGTGTACAGCT TTGGATGCCTTGATCCATCCGTTCTTTGATGAGTTACGGGAAGCGAACACCCGCCTGCCAAGTGGACGTTTTCTTCCCCCGCTATTTAATTTTAAGCCTCACG AGTTAAAGGGGATACCGGTGGAGATTTTGGTGAAGTTGATTCCAGAGCATGCTCGGAAGCAGTGTAGTTTCCTTGGATTGTGA
- the LOC127801805 gene encoding putative RNA polymerase II subunit B1 CTD phosphatase RPAP2 homolog isoform X1 has protein sequence MGRAEEISVKEAVHKLQLSLLEGIQNEDQLFAAGSLISRSDYQDVVTERSIANTCGYPLCRNALPPERPRKGRYRISLKEHRVYDLNETYMYCSTGCVVNSRAFAGSLQEERCSVLSSAKLNEILRLFESLGLDREAGLGKNEDLGLSELRIQEKTDVKAGQVSLEEWIGPSNAVEGYVPQRDRNSQPLRTKTREEGSQLNHAKPIKGKNVMFDEMDFRSTIICQDEYNISKTLPGSVTAVKNAKSKQSKEKHSSKQVEHQFTIMEMPLASVHTDSAIVKEPEGEKGSIRTSDKLGISEGLSQLCQNSPDINVAGAREGTSAVKAAQFSATVPKSALKSTGAKKQSRSVTWADEKSDGAENRNLCEVRDLENTKDHADKVRFPDQGDNDSSVRFLSAEACAIALGQAAEAVASGDYDITDAVSEAGIIILPPPQDVDEGKSQEQVNMVEPEPTTSKWPKKPGVPNYNLFDSEDSWYDSPPEGFSLSLSPFATIWSALFEWISSSSVAYIYGRDDSFREEYFSVNGREYPHKIASTDGRSSEIKQTLAGCLARALPGLVEDLRLPVLLSTLEHELGHLMETMSFVDPLPPFRMKQWQVIVLLFIDALSVSRIPALTPHMTSRRTLLRQVLDGAKISAEEYEIMKDLIIPLGRVPEFSTQSGG, from the exons ATGGGAAGGGCAGAAGAAATTTCTGTGAAGGAAGCAGTTCACAAACTTCAGCTTTCTCTTCTAGAGGGCATACAAAACGAGGACCAACTCTTTGCTGCTGGCTCACTCATATCTCGCAGTGACTACCAAGACGTTGTCACCGAGCGATCCATAGCCAACACGTGCGGTTACCCTCTCTGCCGCAACGCTTTGCCCCCCGAGCGGCCTCGGAAGGGGCGCTATCGAATTTCATTGAAAGAGCATAGGGTTTATGATCTTAACGAAACCTACATGTACTGCTCGACGGGTTGCGTCGTTAATAGCCGAGCATTTGCTGGGAGTTTGCAGGAGGAGAGGTGTTCGGTGCTGAGTTCAGCGAAACTGAATGAGATTCTGAGATTGTTCGAGAGTTTGGGTTTGGATAGGGAAGCGGGTTTGGGGAAGAATGAGGATCTGGGGTTATCTGAGTTGAGGATTCAGGAGAAGACGGATGTGAAGGCTGGGCAAGTGTCTCTGGAAGAGTGGATTGGCCCTTCAAACGCCGTTGAAGGCTATGTTCCTCAGAGGGATCGAAATTCCCAGCCTTTGCGTACCAAGACTCGAGAAGAAG GATCTCAACTTAATCACGCCAAGCCAATTAAGGGAAAAAACGTGATGTTTGACGAGATGGATTTCAGGAGTACTATAATCTGTCAAGACGAGTATAACATTTCGAAAACACTTCCAGGTTCAGTCACAGCTGTTAAGAATGCAAAATctaaacaatcaaaagaaaagcATAGTAGTAAACAAGTGGAACATCAGTTTACCATAATGGAAATGCCACTTGCTTCAGTGCATACTGATTCTGCAATTGTAAAAGAACCCGAAGGAGAGAAGGGTAGCATCCGGACAAGTGATAAACTTGGAATTTCAGAAGGTTTATCACAACTTTGTCAGAATAGTCCTGATATAAATGTTGCTGGAGCAAGAGAGGGAACTTCTGCTGTAAAAGCAGCTCAGTTTAGTGCAACTGTACCAAAATCTGCTCTTAAATCTACAGGTGCAAAGAAACAGTCAAGGTCTGTGACATGGGCTGATGAGAAAAGTGATGGTGCAGAAAATAGAAATCTCTGTGAGGTTAGAGACTTGGAAAATACAAAAGATCATGCTGACAAGGTCAGATTTCCAGACCAGGGGGATAATGATAGTTCAGTTCGATTTCTTTCAGCGGAAGCATGTGCCATTGCACTGGGCCAGGCAGCAGAAGCTGTTGCATCTGGAGATTATGATATAACTGATGCGG TATCAGAAGCTGGAATTATTATACTACCCCCTCCCCAAGATGTGGATGAAGGAAAATCCCAAGAGCAGGTCAATATGGTTGAACCAGAGCCAACTACTTCTAAGTGGCCAAAAAAACCAGGGGTTccaaattataatttgtttGATTCTGAGGATTCTTGGTATGATAGTCCACCAGAGGGCTTTAGCCTTAGT CTATCACCATTTGCAACAATATGGAGTGCACTGTTTGAGTGGATATCATCATCTtctgtggcttatatatatggACGGGATGATAGTTTCCGTGAAGAATATTTTTCTGTTAATGGAAGAGAGTACCCCCACAAAATTGCATCAACTGATGGCCGTTCTTCTGAAATAAAACAAACTCTTGCTGGCTGTCTTGCTCGTGCTTTGCCAGGACTTGTTGAAGATCTCAGACTACCAGTTCTATTATCTACTCTGGAGCATGAATTG GGGCACTTAATGGAGACTATGTCTTTCGTTGATCCACTTCCTCCATTCAGAATGAAGCAGTGGCAAGTGATTGTACTTTTGTTTATTGATGCTCTCTCAGTTTCAAGAATTCCAGCACTTACTCCACACATGACAAGTCGCAGGACATtgcttcgccag GTACTGGACGGTGCTAAGATAAGCGCAGAAGAGTACGAGATAATGAAGGATCTGATAATACCACTTGGTCGGGTTCCGGAATTTTCAACACAGAGTGGGGGTTGA
- the LOC127801805 gene encoding putative RNA polymerase II subunit B1 CTD phosphatase RPAP2 homolog isoform X2 — translation MGRAEEISVKEAVHKLQLSLLEGIQNEDQLFAAGSLISRSDYQDVVTERSIANTCGYPLCRNALPPERPRKGRYRISLKEHRVYDLNETYMYCSTGCVVNSRAFAGSLQEERCSVLSSAKLNEILRLFESLGLDREAGLGKNEDLGLSELRIQEKTDVKAGQVSLEEWIGPSNAVEGYVPQRDRNSQPLRTKTREEGSQLNHAKPIKGKNVMFDEMDFRSTIICQDEYNISKTLPGSVTAVKNAKSKQSKEKHSSKQVEHQFTIMEMPLASVHTDSAIVKEPEGEKGSIRTSDKLGISEGLSQLCQNSPDINVAGAREGTSAVKAAQFSATVPKSALKSTGAKKQSRSVTWADEKSDGAENRNLCEVRDLENTKDHADKVRFPDQGDNDSSVRFLSAEACAIALGQAAEAVASGDYDITDAVSEAGIIILPPPQDVDEGKSQEQVNMVEPEPTTSKWPKKPGVPNYNLFDSEDSWYDSPPEGFSLSLSPFATIWSALFEWISSSSVAYIYGRDDSFREEYFSVNGREYPHKIASTDGRSSEIKQTLAGCLARALPGLVEDLRLPVLLSTLEHEL, via the exons ATGGGAAGGGCAGAAGAAATTTCTGTGAAGGAAGCAGTTCACAAACTTCAGCTTTCTCTTCTAGAGGGCATACAAAACGAGGACCAACTCTTTGCTGCTGGCTCACTCATATCTCGCAGTGACTACCAAGACGTTGTCACCGAGCGATCCATAGCCAACACGTGCGGTTACCCTCTCTGCCGCAACGCTTTGCCCCCCGAGCGGCCTCGGAAGGGGCGCTATCGAATTTCATTGAAAGAGCATAGGGTTTATGATCTTAACGAAACCTACATGTACTGCTCGACGGGTTGCGTCGTTAATAGCCGAGCATTTGCTGGGAGTTTGCAGGAGGAGAGGTGTTCGGTGCTGAGTTCAGCGAAACTGAATGAGATTCTGAGATTGTTCGAGAGTTTGGGTTTGGATAGGGAAGCGGGTTTGGGGAAGAATGAGGATCTGGGGTTATCTGAGTTGAGGATTCAGGAGAAGACGGATGTGAAGGCTGGGCAAGTGTCTCTGGAAGAGTGGATTGGCCCTTCAAACGCCGTTGAAGGCTATGTTCCTCAGAGGGATCGAAATTCCCAGCCTTTGCGTACCAAGACTCGAGAAGAAG GATCTCAACTTAATCACGCCAAGCCAATTAAGGGAAAAAACGTGATGTTTGACGAGATGGATTTCAGGAGTACTATAATCTGTCAAGACGAGTATAACATTTCGAAAACACTTCCAGGTTCAGTCACAGCTGTTAAGAATGCAAAATctaaacaatcaaaagaaaagcATAGTAGTAAACAAGTGGAACATCAGTTTACCATAATGGAAATGCCACTTGCTTCAGTGCATACTGATTCTGCAATTGTAAAAGAACCCGAAGGAGAGAAGGGTAGCATCCGGACAAGTGATAAACTTGGAATTTCAGAAGGTTTATCACAACTTTGTCAGAATAGTCCTGATATAAATGTTGCTGGAGCAAGAGAGGGAACTTCTGCTGTAAAAGCAGCTCAGTTTAGTGCAACTGTACCAAAATCTGCTCTTAAATCTACAGGTGCAAAGAAACAGTCAAGGTCTGTGACATGGGCTGATGAGAAAAGTGATGGTGCAGAAAATAGAAATCTCTGTGAGGTTAGAGACTTGGAAAATACAAAAGATCATGCTGACAAGGTCAGATTTCCAGACCAGGGGGATAATGATAGTTCAGTTCGATTTCTTTCAGCGGAAGCATGTGCCATTGCACTGGGCCAGGCAGCAGAAGCTGTTGCATCTGGAGATTATGATATAACTGATGCGG TATCAGAAGCTGGAATTATTATACTACCCCCTCCCCAAGATGTGGATGAAGGAAAATCCCAAGAGCAGGTCAATATGGTTGAACCAGAGCCAACTACTTCTAAGTGGCCAAAAAAACCAGGGGTTccaaattataatttgtttGATTCTGAGGATTCTTGGTATGATAGTCCACCAGAGGGCTTTAGCCTTAGT CTATCACCATTTGCAACAATATGGAGTGCACTGTTTGAGTGGATATCATCATCTtctgtggcttatatatatggACGGGATGATAGTTTCCGTGAAGAATATTTTTCTGTTAATGGAAGAGAGTACCCCCACAAAATTGCATCAACTGATGGCCGTTCTTCTGAAATAAAACAAACTCTTGCTGGCTGTCTTGCTCGTGCTTTGCCAGGACTTGTTGAAGATCTCAGACTACCAGTTCTATTATCTACTCTGGAGCATGAATTG TGA
- the LOC127802708 gene encoding uncharacterized protein At1g10890 encodes MGRNRDLSRSPSYRRRYSRSPSPVGHRYSRRSRRDRSRSPYSYSRRRSRSISARHRKTRSPTPRRRKSRSPTPRRYRRQRSISTSLSPISNSPSPSSGSTERKNASEKLRKEEEEKKRRQQEAEMKLVEEETTKRVEEAIGKKVEESLNSEDIRLDVQRRLEEGRKKLLDEVAAQLEKEKEATLIAAKQREEQARKEKEELERMLQENRRKVEEAQRREAHEQQRREEERYWELEELQRQKEEAMRRKKQQEEEERANQMKLLGKNKSRPKVSFAIGLK; translated from the exons ATGGGAAGAAATAGGGATCTGTCGAGGTCGCCGTCGTACAGGCGGAGGTACTCGCGGTCGCCCTCTCCTGTGGGGCACAGGTATAGCAGGAGAAGCCGAAGAGATAGAAGCCGATCTCCATATTCTTACAGCAG ACGAAGAAGTCGTTCAATTTCTGCCAGACATCGCAAAACTCGTTCACCAACTCCAAGAAGACGCAAAAGTCGCTCTCCAACTCCAAGGCGTTATAGGAGACAGAGAAGTATTAGTACTTCCTTGTCTCCTATAAGTAATTCTCCCAGTCCAAGTAGTGGATCAACAGAGCGCAAAAATGCCAGTGAAAAACtgagaaaagaagaggaagagaagaaaag GCGTCAACAGGAGGCAGAAATGAAACTTGTAGAAGAAGAAACTACAAAAAGAGTGGAAGAAGCAATAGGGAAGAAAGTTGAAGAGAGCCTGAACTCTGAGGATATCAGGCTGGATGTACAGAGGCGATTGGAGGAAGGTCGAAAGAAACTTCTTGATGAAGTTGCAGCtcagcttgagaaagagaaggaagcTACACTTATTGCCGCAAAACAAAGAGAG GAACAAGCacggaaagagaaagaagagctGGAAAGAATGCTTCAAGAAAACAGGAGGAAGGTGGAAGAAGCTCAGAGAAGGGAAGCTCACGAACAGCAAAGGAGGGAGGAAGAACGGTATTGGGAACTGGAAGAGCTGCAAAGACAGAAAGAAGAGGCCATGCGGAGGAAGAAGCAGCAAGAGGAGGAAGAACGAGCAAACCAGATGAAGTTATTGGGCAAGAACAAATCCCGCCCCAAAGTGTCTTTTGCGATTGGCTTGAAATGA